Proteins from one Nerophis ophidion isolate RoL-2023_Sa unplaced genomic scaffold, RoL_Noph_v1.0 HiC_scaffold_56, whole genome shotgun sequence genomic window:
- the LOC133546983 gene encoding ubiquitin-conjugating enzyme E2 G1-like, with amino-acid sequence MTEQSALLLRKQLAELNKNPVEGFSAGLVDDNDIFQWEVVVIGPQDTLFEGGFFKATLAFPRDYPLRPPKMKFITEIWHPNVAKNGDVCISILHEPGEDKYGYEKPEERWLPIHTVETIMISVISMLADPNGDSPANVDAAKEWRDDPKGVFKKKVARCVRKSQEMAFD; translated from the coding sequence atGACGGAACAGTCCGCCTTGCTGCTACGTAAACAATTAGCAGAGTTGAACAAGAACCCAGTGGAAGGCTTCTCTGCAGGCCTTGTGGATGATAATGACATCTTTCAGTGGGAAGTGGTCGTCATTGGACCCCAAGACACACTGTTTGAAGGAGGGTTCTTCAAAGCCACTTTAGCCTTTCCCCGGGATTATCCTTTAAGGCCTCCAAAAATGAAGTTCATCACGGAAATCTGGCATCCAAATGTTGCGAAGAACGGTGATGTATGCATATCCATACTGCATGAACCCGGAGAGGACAAGTACGGCTATGAGAAGCCAGAGGAGCGCTGGCTGCCAATCCATACTGTGGAGACTATAATGATCAGCGTAATCTCCATGTTGGCGGATCCTAACGGGGACTCCCCAGCCAACGTTGACGCAGCGAAAGAATGGCGTGACGATCCTAAGGGCGTTTTTAAGAAAAAGGTTGCACGTTGTGTGCGTAAAAGTCAAGAGATGGCTTTCGACTGA